The Girardinichthys multiradiatus isolate DD_20200921_A chromosome 6, DD_fGirMul_XY1, whole genome shotgun sequence genome window below encodes:
- the LOC124870171 gene encoding nuclear receptor ROR-beta-like has product MRAQIEVIPCKICGDKSSGIHYGVITCEGCKGFFRRSQQNNAMYSCSRQRNCLIDRTNRNRCQHCRLQKCLALGMSRDAVKFGRMSKKQRDSLYAEVQKHQKSQESVGSSSPTALSLPREDGGCGSGADDGEEGLSQSYSSGGSTSTLSDLDDITELPDLFDLPLTPEEASEYCSLELLGGGGASTGNTSNSSSSSSASSSNQNSPQQTIMDTADSYGTQLLLTHSLLGRRRSLLDHLPDDCSITDLEHITQSIVKSHLETCQYSAEDMKRFSWGHYTPEETRVFQNKSAEWMWQQCAHHITNAIQYVVEFAKRISGFMDLCQNDQIILLKAGCLEVLLIRMCRAFNSNNNNIFFNGKFAPAQLFKALGCDDLVSAVFELGKGLCRLQLSDEEMALFSAAVLLSPDRHWLTEGQKVQKLQEKVYLALQHSLQKSGASDEKLDKMLSKLPIMKSICNLHVDKLEFFRLVHPETAYSFPPLYREVFGSELPLPDSTDS; this is encoded by the exons atgAGAG CTCAAATCGAGGTCATCCCCTGCAAGATCTGTGGGGACAAGTCCTCAGGAATCCACTATGGAGTCATTACCTGTGAGGGCTGCAAG GGTTTCTTCCGTCGCAGCCAGCAGAACAATGCCATGTACTCTTGTTCCCGCCAGAGGAACTGCCTAATTGACCGAACAAACCGTAATCGTTGCCAGCACTGCCGCCTGCAGAAGTGTCTGGCTCTGGGCATGAGCCGAGATG CTGTGAAATTTGGCCGCATGTCAAAGAAGCAGCGAGACAGCCTCTACGCCGAGGTCCAAAAACATCAGAAGTCTCAAGAGAGTGTGGGCTCCAGCAGCCCTACCGCCCTATCTCTTCCCAGGGAGGATGGTGGATGCGGCAGTGGGGCTGACGACGGAGAGGAGGGCCTGAGCCAGTCCTACAGCAGTGGGGGGTCCACCTCAACCCTCAGTGATTTAGATGACATCACTGAGCTGCCCGACCTGTTCGACCTGCCATTGACGCCCGAGGAGGCCAGCGAGTACTGCAGCCTGGAGTTgctgggaggaggaggagccagTACCGGGAACACATCTAACTCTTCGTCCTCATCTTCTGCTTCCTCGTCCAATCAGAACTCCCCACAGCAGACCATAAtggacacagcagacagctaTGGGACCCAACTCCTGCTCACACACTCGCTTCTGGGACGGAGACGTTCACTTTTGGACCATCTGCCTGATGACTGCTCAATAACAGACCTTG AGCACATCACTCAGAGTATTGTAAAGTCTCACTTGGAAACATGTCAATACAGCGCAGAGGATATGAAAAGATTCAGCTGGGGACATTATACCCCCGAAGAAACCCGAGTTTTCCAAAACAAg TCGGCCGAGTGGATGTGGCAGCAGTGTGCACACCACATCACCAATGCCATCCAGTACGTGGTGGAGTTTGCCAAGCGTATTTCGGGTTTTATGGACCTGTGCCAGAATGATCAGATTATATTACTGAAAGCAG GCTGTCTGGAGGTCCTACTCATACGCATGTGCCGTGCATTTAACAGCAATAACAACAACATCTTCTTCAATGGAAAATTTGCCCCAGCTCAGCTCTTCAAAGCACTCG GGTGTGATGATCTGGTGAGCGCTGTGTTTGAGCTGGGAAAGGGGCTCTGTCGTCTGCAGCTCTCAGATGAGGAGATGGCCCTGTTTAGCGCTGCTGTTCTTCTATCCCCTG ATCGACACTGGCTGACAGAAGGTCAGAAGGTTCAGAAACTCCAAGAGAAAGTCTACCTGGCTCTGCAGCACAGTCTACAGAAGAGTGGTGCTTCTGATGAGAAATTGGACAAG ATGTTGTCAAAGCTGCCCATAATGAAGTCCATCTGTAACCTCCATGTTGACAAACTGGAGTTTTTCCGTTTGGTCCACCCAGAGACTGCCTACAGTTTTCCACCCCTGTACCGGGAAGTCTTTGGCAGCGAGTTGCCTCTGCCAGACTCCACCGACAGCTAG